The following proteins come from a genomic window of Yinghuangia sp. ASG 101:
- a CDS encoding protein kinase domain-containing protein, which produces MAGRDRSSLRRSGSRRGCRTARRFHRDLKPANLMLTTSGGGKVLDFGIARYVESTHRSGKVMGTLAYMPPERFDEHRATPAPTCTPSAASSTNSSPAAPRFRCHRPTVHDERPPSPCPPATRRCPPRRSRTARRPGSRPAGERPAHRPASALDVGERLPGLAAHRRPEGGGTGNPRRG; this is translated from the coding sequence ATGGCCGGGCGGGACCGGAGTTCACTCCGGCGGTCCGGCTCCCGACGAGGGTGCCGGACCGCGCGTCGTTTCCACCGCGACCTCAAACCCGCCAACCTCATGCTCACCACATCCGGCGGGGGCAAGGTCCTCGACTTCGGCATCGCCCGATACGTCGAGAGCACCCACCGCTCCGGCAAGGTCATGGGCACCCTCGCCTACATGCCGCCCGAACGATTCGACGAACACCGGGCGACGCCCGCTCCGACCTGTACTCCCTCGGCTGCGTCCTCCACGAACTCCTCACCGGCAGCACCCCGTTTTCGATGCCACCGGCCCACTGTCCATGATGAACGCCCACCTTCGCCGTGCCCCCCGGCCACCCGGCGATGTCCTCCCCGGCGTTCCCGCACAGCTCGACGACCTGGTTCTCGCCCTGCTGGCGAAAGACCCGCGCACCGCCCCGCCTCCGCCCTCGACGTCGGCGAGCGGTTGCCCGGACTCGCAGCACACCGGCGTCCCGAAGGCGGCGGGACCGGGAACCCACGCCGCGGATAA
- a CDS encoding TetR/AcrR family transcriptional regulator, protein MTTADSIWLRPERASRGPAPGYDRDTLASAGVDLADARGLAAVTMRAVAEALGAGPASLYRYVTTREELVELMVDRAHAEIRYPARTGDWLRDLLALARESRRVTLAHPWLLDATATRTPLGPNTVAYLEHALAAVADVDVPTRDKLEAIAVLSAVVSALTRTEVAQARAGKGIPEWQQAQAAYLAQVAAGGEHPHLAAAFASTGTDSESVDALFTRIVTGVLTGLLRAG, encoded by the coding sequence GTGACCACCGCCGACAGCATCTGGCTCCGCCCCGAACGCGCCTCGCGCGGACCGGCCCCCGGCTACGACCGCGACACCCTCGCCTCCGCCGGCGTCGACCTCGCCGACGCCCGCGGCCTGGCCGCCGTCACCATGCGCGCCGTCGCGGAGGCCCTCGGCGCCGGCCCCGCGTCGCTGTACCGGTACGTCACCACGCGCGAAGAGCTGGTCGAGCTCATGGTCGACCGCGCCCACGCCGAGATCCGGTACCCGGCACGCACCGGCGACTGGCTGCGCGACCTGCTCGCCCTGGCGCGCGAGTCCCGGCGTGTCACCCTCGCGCACCCGTGGCTCCTCGACGCCACGGCGACGCGCACACCGCTCGGCCCGAACACCGTCGCGTACCTCGAACACGCCCTCGCGGCGGTCGCCGACGTCGACGTGCCCACGCGCGACAAGCTGGAAGCCATCGCCGTGCTGAGCGCCGTCGTGTCGGCGCTCACCCGCACCGAGGTCGCGCAGGCGCGTGCCGGGAAGGGAATCCCGGAGTGGCAGCAGGCGCAGGCCGCGTACCTGGCGCAAGTCGCCGCCGGGGGCGAACACCCCCATCTGGCCGCCGCGTTCGCGTCCACGGGCACCGACTCGGAGTCGGTGGACGCATTGTTCACACGCATCGTGACCGGAGTGCTGACGGGACTGCTGCGCGCGGGGTGA